A genomic stretch from Cellulomonas sp. KRMCY2 includes:
- a CDS encoding 1,4-dihydroxy-2-naphthoyl-CoA synthase, translating into MTSDPADLPAKVSATFDPQRWRTVVGFEDLTDLTYHRGVVRDLSPGTPDAPDAPDAPDAPDAHGTHGTVRDLPVVRIAFDRPEVRNAFRPHTVDELYRALDHARMSPDVAVVLLAGNGPSPKDDGWAFCSGGDQRIRGRDGYRYTDTTQGQTAEAIDPARAGRLHILEVQRLIRTMPKVVVAVVDGWAAGGGHSLHVVADLSIACRQHGRFKQTDADVGSFDGGYGSAYLARQVGQKRAREIFFLAREYSADDAERWGAVNEVADHDDLEPLALEYARTVAGKSPQAIRMLKFAFNLADDGLAGQQVFAGEATRLAYMTDEAVEGRDAFLERREPDWSPFPYHF; encoded by the coding sequence GTGACCAGCGACCCCGCAGACCTGCCCGCCAAGGTCTCCGCGACCTTCGACCCGCAGCGGTGGCGGACCGTCGTCGGCTTCGAGGACCTGACCGACCTGACGTATCACCGCGGCGTCGTCCGCGACCTCTCGCCCGGCACGCCCGACGCGCCCGACGCACCCGACGCACCCGACGCACCCGACGCGCACGGCACGCACGGCACGGTCCGCGACCTGCCCGTCGTCCGGATCGCCTTCGACCGGCCGGAGGTGCGCAACGCCTTCCGCCCGCACACGGTCGACGAGCTCTACCGCGCGCTCGACCATGCACGGATGAGCCCCGACGTCGCCGTCGTGCTGCTGGCCGGGAACGGGCCGAGCCCCAAGGACGACGGCTGGGCGTTCTGCTCGGGCGGCGACCAGCGGATCCGTGGACGTGACGGGTACCGGTACACCGACACGACGCAGGGGCAGACCGCCGAGGCGATCGACCCGGCGCGGGCCGGCCGGCTGCACATCCTCGAGGTGCAGCGCCTGATCCGGACGATGCCCAAGGTCGTGGTCGCGGTCGTCGACGGCTGGGCGGCCGGCGGCGGTCACTCGTTGCACGTGGTCGCCGACCTGTCGATCGCGTGCCGCCAGCACGGACGCTTCAAGCAGACCGATGCCGACGTCGGGTCCTTCGACGGTGGCTACGGCTCGGCGTACCTGGCGCGCCAGGTGGGCCAGAAGCGCGCCCGGGAGATCTTCTTCCTGGCCCGGGAGTACTCGGCGGACGACGCCGAGCGATGGGGTGCCGTGAACGAGGTGGCCGACCACGACGACCTCGAGCCGCTGGCCCTGGAGTACGCGCGGACCGTCGCGGGCAAGTCACCGCAGGCGATCCGGATGCTGAAGTTCGCGTTCAACCTGGCTGACGACGGCCTCGCCGGTCAGCAGGTCTTCGCCGGCGAGGCGACCCGCCTCGCGTACATGACCGATGAGGCGGTCGAAGGTCGCGACGCCTTCCTGGAGCGCCGCGAACCCGACTGGTCGCCGTTCCCGTACCACTTCTGA
- a CDS encoding DUF3048 domain-containing protein, protein MASWTTTVTSVPTRGTLARAAAAGVALLLGLAACSASPPPSPVTPDPVTMTPTVDPSRAAPPEPVVPIVWPLTGVAVAEVAQRPAVAVKIENTNVARPQSGLEAADVVWETIVEFDVSRFVAVFHSQVPDEVGPIRSVRPMDPLIVAPLHGLLAYSGGQQGILNLVYDSGVQSISHDAGAAGLYRVSFRAAPHNVYGKLQTFIDAADGDHVAPPPQQFAFALRAEQATAPLAGTPASSLSFTLSGASHPSWAWDAASGTWLRSEGSAPATAASGARLSAVNVVSITADHPGTGFGAQNGAVVPTYSLVGEGDAMVATGGTTVAGRWKKAAQDAPMQLFLPDGQPLLLAPGNTWVELVPAGQGSITVG, encoded by the coding sequence GTGGCGTCTTGGACCACGACCGTTACGTCCGTCCCGACCCGCGGAACCCTCGCCAGGGCTGCTGCTGCGGGTGTCGCCCTGCTCCTCGGTCTCGCGGCCTGCAGCGCCTCGCCGCCACCGTCGCCGGTGACTCCCGACCCGGTCACCATGACGCCGACCGTCGACCCGTCGCGGGCGGCGCCGCCCGAGCCCGTCGTGCCCATCGTCTGGCCGCTGACGGGTGTCGCGGTGGCCGAGGTCGCCCAGCGTCCGGCCGTGGCCGTGAAGATCGAGAACACCAACGTCGCGCGCCCGCAGTCCGGCCTCGAGGCCGCCGACGTCGTCTGGGAGACCATCGTCGAGTTCGACGTCTCCCGGTTCGTCGCGGTCTTCCACTCGCAGGTGCCCGACGAGGTCGGCCCGATCCGCTCGGTGCGACCGATGGACCCGCTGATCGTCGCGCCGCTGCACGGTCTGCTCGCCTACTCCGGCGGTCAGCAGGGCATCCTCAACCTCGTCTACGACAGCGGCGTCCAGTCGATCAGCCACGACGCGGGCGCCGCGGGCCTGTACCGGGTCAGCTTCCGGGCGGCCCCGCACAACGTCTACGGCAAGCTCCAGACGTTCATCGACGCCGCCGACGGCGATCATGTCGCGCCGCCGCCGCAGCAGTTCGCGTTCGCGCTGCGCGCCGAGCAGGCCACTGCTCCGCTCGCCGGCACACCGGCGTCGAGCCTGTCCTTCACGCTCTCCGGTGCCTCGCACCCGTCCTGGGCCTGGGATGCCGCGAGCGGTACCTGGCTGAGGTCGGAGGGCAGCGCACCCGCGACGGCGGCGAGCGGCGCCCGGCTGTCGGCCGTCAACGTCGTGTCGATCACGGCCGACCACCCGGGTACCGGGTTCGGCGCCCAGAACGGCGCCGTGGTGCCGACCTACAGCCTGGTCGGCGAGGGTGACGCGATGGTCGCGACCGGTGGCACGACGGTCGCCGGCCGGTGGAAGAAGGCGGCGCAGGACGCCCCGATGCAGCTCTTCCTCCCGGACGGCCAGCCCCTGCTGCTCGCCCCCGGCAACACCTGGGTCGAGCTCGTCCCGGCCGGCCAGGGATCGATCACCGTCGGCTGA
- a CDS encoding AMP-binding protein, which translates to MDRSLRRLPIGPTSAVAADRLTVALRAAIDGSGPALAPIPAAPAATAAATAAATTRGRPSRAGVVPAAVALVVRTSGSTGEARDVMLDTDALRASATATADRLDGPGRWVLALPLGHIAGLQVLVRSILAATRPVVVPAVGGFDPAGFARAVAQAHADRPRGQPLYTSLVPTQLHRVLVACGSDGRLPAELAPLRHLDAVLLGGAAVSPDLLDRARGAGLRVVTTYGMTETCGGCVYDGRPLAGVRVAVHADGVRLAGPVLARGYLPDGPQGTGRVDGQGIGLPDGAAGPAHPDDVAFTTDADGVRWFRTRDLGDLDDGVLSILGRSDDVVVTGGHKVAPAAVEAALAGVAGVGQVCVVGVPDAEWGHVLAAVVVPATGAGTSAGPTLERLREAVTRSLGGAAAPRHLLLVTSLPERGPGKVDRAEVSRRAAVALDRDT; encoded by the coding sequence GTGGACCGATCGCTCCGTCGCCTGCCGATCGGGCCGACCTCGGCGGTGGCCGCGGACCGGCTCACCGTCGCTCTGCGGGCCGCGATCGACGGCTCCGGACCCGCCCTCGCGCCGATCCCGGCGGCGCCGGCGGCCACGGCAGCGGCAACAGCAGCAGCAACAACACGCGGGAGACCGTCGCGGGCCGGCGTCGTGCCGGCGGCGGTCGCGCTCGTCGTGCGGACCTCGGGCTCGACCGGCGAGGCCCGCGACGTGATGCTGGACACCGACGCCCTGCGGGCCTCCGCGACCGCGACCGCCGACCGGCTGGACGGCCCGGGCCGTTGGGTGCTCGCCCTGCCCCTCGGGCACATCGCCGGGCTCCAGGTCCTGGTGCGGTCGATCCTGGCCGCTACCCGGCCCGTCGTCGTCCCGGCGGTCGGCGGCTTCGACCCGGCCGGGTTCGCGCGCGCCGTGGCGCAGGCGCACGCCGACCGCCCGCGCGGGCAGCCGCTCTACACGTCCCTCGTGCCGACCCAGCTGCACCGCGTCCTGGTGGCGTGCGGCAGCGACGGTCGGCTGCCCGCGGAGCTCGCACCGCTGCGCCACCTGGACGCCGTCCTGCTCGGTGGCGCGGCCGTGAGCCCGGACCTGCTCGACCGGGCACGCGGCGCGGGACTACGGGTCGTGACGACGTACGGGATGACCGAGACCTGCGGTGGCTGCGTGTACGACGGCCGTCCGCTGGCCGGGGTACGGGTCGCGGTGCACGCCGACGGTGTGCGGCTCGCCGGCCCGGTGCTCGCCCGCGGCTACCTGCCCGACGGTCCGCAGGGCACCGGCCGGGTAGACGGCCAGGGCATCGGGCTCCCGGACGGTGCCGCCGGCCCGGCGCACCCCGACGACGTCGCGTTCACGACCGATGCCGACGGCGTGCGCTGGTTCCGCACGCGCGACCTCGGCGACCTGGACGACGGCGTGCTGAGCATCCTCGGGCGCAGCGACGACGTCGTGGTCACCGGCGGGCACAAGGTCGCACCGGCTGCCGTCGAGGCCGCCCTGGCCGGGGTCGCCGGCGTCGGCCAGGTCTGCGTCGTGGGAGTGCCGGACGCCGAGTGGGGACACGTGCTGGCGGCCGTCGTCGTGCCCGCGACCGGCGCCGGGACCAGCGCCGGACCGACGCTCGAGCGGCTGCGCGAGGCCGTGACCCGTAGCCTGGGAGGCGCCGCGGCACCGCGTCACCTCCTGCTCGTCACATCGCTCCCCGAGCGCGGACCGGGCAAGGTGGACCGGGCCGAGGTCAGCCGTCGCGCTGCGGTGGCACTCGACCGCGACACCTAG
- a CDS encoding o-succinylbenzoate synthase, whose protein sequence is MTTHVYRVGLRTRFRGLTARDGVLLRGDAGWAEFSPFWDYDDAESLAWWRAAREAADVGWPAALRETIPVNVTVPAVDGPAARRIVEASGGCRTAKVKVAEPGQTESDEIERLEAVRDALGPGGRIRIDANGGWDTATAIARLRVLDRAAGGLEYVEQPCASVAELATVRRAVDVPVAADESIRRAQDPLAVVRAQAADIVVLKVAPLGGVRACLDLAEQVGLPVVVSSALETSVGLAAGIALAAALPELPFACGLATAQLLSDDVVAEPLLPVGGAIPVRRPEPDPALLAAHRGDADLTGRWLARTAAVRGLL, encoded by the coding sequence GTGACCACGCACGTCTACCGGGTCGGTCTGCGGACCCGCTTCCGCGGCCTGACGGCGCGGGACGGCGTCCTGCTGCGCGGTGACGCCGGGTGGGCCGAGTTCTCGCCGTTCTGGGACTACGACGACGCCGAGTCCCTCGCCTGGTGGCGTGCTGCGCGCGAGGCAGCCGACGTCGGCTGGCCCGCCGCGCTGCGCGAGACGATCCCGGTCAACGTCACGGTCCCCGCTGTCGACGGACCGGCCGCCCGCCGCATCGTCGAGGCCTCCGGCGGCTGTCGGACGGCCAAGGTCAAGGTCGCCGAACCCGGTCAGACCGAGTCGGACGAGATCGAGCGGCTCGAAGCCGTCCGGGACGCCCTCGGCCCGGGTGGCCGGATCCGGATCGATGCGAACGGGGGATGGGACACCGCGACCGCCATCGCCCGGCTGCGTGTTCTGGACCGCGCCGCCGGTGGCCTCGAGTACGTCGAGCAGCCGTGCGCGAGCGTCGCGGAGCTCGCCACCGTGCGCCGTGCGGTCGACGTCCCGGTCGCTGCGGACGAGTCGATCCGGCGCGCGCAGGACCCGCTCGCTGTCGTGCGCGCCCAGGCGGCCGACATCGTGGTGCTCAAGGTCGCGCCGCTCGGCGGGGTGCGCGCCTGCCTCGACCTGGCCGAGCAGGTCGGTCTGCCGGTCGTGGTGTCCTCGGCCCTGGAGACCTCGGTCGGGCTCGCGGCCGGGATCGCGCTCGCCGCCGCGCTGCCCGAGCTGCCCTTCGCGTGCGGCCTGGCGACCGCCCAGCTGCTCTCGGACGACGTCGTCGCCGAACCCCTGCTGCCGGTCGGCGGTGCGATCCCGGTTCGTCGGCCCGAGCCCGACCCGGCCCTGCTCGCGGCGCACCGCGGCGATGCGGACCTGACCGGACGCTGGCTCGCGCGGACTGCTGC